From Drosophila subpulchrella strain 33 F10 #4 breed RU33 unplaced genomic scaffold, RU_Dsub_v1.1 Primary Assembly Seq354, whole genome shotgun sequence, the proteins below share one genomic window:
- the LOC119560039 gene encoding N-acetylglucosaminyl-phosphatidylinositol de-N-acetylase produces MRFNWLSEYVASISSSIASTSPWSQLQQQVQQLVPNPQAIYCRIRSSSAEALEHVLIACAVYLLVCLGLYKLTFWLSESATASGPGAHNTNDSNNAESGEEDELNQNPDGNPSPGGLKQALQSGLRLRSVRLPKTAHMERVLLITAHPDDECMFFGPLIYSLTQRQGCQVYILCLSNGNFEHKAKVRRQELWRSCSKLGIPESNIVLMNATNLPDDPYVDWRPDAVASLILHAVESLDIQAIFTFDRDGVSSHPNHCAVYYAAASLCLANLLPKDCKFYTLDSINVVRKYLSILDLLCTCFMSTHWCILNWKEAAIVRSAMKEHQSQMRWFRWLYIYTSRYMFINSMRQINLSDVELEMQIHDN; encoded by the exons ATGAGATTTAACTGGCTGAGCGAGTACGTGGCCAGCATATCAAGCAGCATTGCATCGACCTCTCCGTGGAGCCAACTGCAACAGCAGGTGCAGCAGCTCGTCCCCAATCCGCAGGCCATCTACTGCCGTATCAGGTCCTCATCCGCCGAAGCACTGGAGCACGTACTGATCGCCTGTGCGGTGTACTTGCTAGTATGCCTGGGCCTCTACAAGCTCACCTTCTGGCTCTCGGAATCGGCGACCGCATCCGGACCGGGAGCACACAACACAAACGACAGCAACAATGCCGAGTCGGGCGAGGAGGACGAACTGAATCAAAATCCGGATGGGAATCCCAGTCCTGGTGGCCTGAAGCAGGCCCTGCAATCCGGACTGCGGCTGCGTAGCGTCCGGCTGCCCAAGACGGCGCACATGGAGCGCGTCCTTCTGATCACCGCCCATCCGGATGACGAGTGCATGTTCTTCGGACCGCTGATCTACTCGCTGACGCAGCGCCAAGGCTGCCAGGTGTACATACTCTGCCTGTCCAACG GCAACTTCGAGCACAAGGCGAAGGTGAGGCGCCAGGAACTGTGGCGCTCCTGCTCCAAACTGGGCATACCCGAGTCCAACATCGTGCTGATGAATGCCACCAACCTGCCGGACGACCCCTACGTGGACTGGCGCCCAGATGCCGTGGCCAGTCTGATACTCCACGCCGTCGAAAGCCTCGACATCCAGGCGATATTCACGTTCGATCGCGATGGCGTAAGCTCGCATCCGAACCATTGTGCCGTGTATTACGCGGCCGCCTCGCTCTGTTTGGCCAACCTTTTGCCCAAAG ATTGCAAGTTTTACACCTTGGACTCGATCAATGTGGTCAGAAAATATCTGTCGATCTTGGATCTGCTGTGCACGTGCTTTATGTCTACGCATTG GTGCATACTTAACTGGAAGGAGGCTGCGATCGTGAGGAGCGCGATGAAGGAGCACCAGTCGCAGATGAGATGGTTCCGCTGGCTCTACATATACACCTCGCGCTACATGTTCATCAATTCGATGCGGCAGATAAATCTCTCGGATGTGGAACTGGAAATGCAGATACATGACAACTAG
- the LOC119559969 gene encoding phagocyte signaling-impaired protein codes for MAQQQGMDSALFERRLRPVYDNLEVGNNRKALQESEKLLRKHPTLLCARALKGLSLLRLGRYDESHGCLQTVAEEKPTDDSTLQVLSFCYREMEQLDKIVELYQHAVKQNPGNEELLAHLFISHVRVEDYKAQQAVALQLYKAQPKNAYYFWSVISVVFQGIRGPESALPEKRKIYLGLAQRMVDKHIKEGKLETEQEAFLYLHILKLQNKYQEAWEFLTGELCAKLYPGAPVSMKFELLKELGNWRELNELLQQLLDADRDRWDFYKEYIQSSFELLKLSPQTEENGERDSLARCQEFLQGIIDSSERKKRGPYLARLELHQRMRADQLPAEKLIGDFDEMVIEYFRLFGDKSCCTHDIALFLPSISMKQRQALASKLLLESGVTSTSLPKNKEQLQKHLCALQISRMCGSHMELPVDHLLAFYTALKLHYEHGRSTFGKKLLATEMGPSDAYALLAANVMYDLSRRENKSDHLFEALCLLQYVLRNSTSNFHVKLLSLKIYHLFGCQVGAQEMYEYLDIKQIQLDSMGYVHCQLLPLGGRFSGTRNVYDATLKFFTNSYKERLEYIALTYRFCTFSKMEEFMNFKERLTNSLQYVACSVEAQICDLVSCYGNIQQNLTAYAAMSIEPAEDRIAWHELSDNRDLEAVIRWDPLHEVNAAEERKESFDQEVEVLQVRSLMLRLFASFVDLYHGPSSKESPAGEEAATLELLRESWTGLFQRLRLMNYKPLAQKFLVNLLPTRLHLLLDLPYERFFDDLAQLVLDLQSGSGKLAEQCKRVGDNVITVMELCVQTINESNEWNGMDGLWKRRGQQQKVAASLEMLSLYAFLLSVLNDKLQVSSKAKTKKRPVDNKVDGPQPISEKERSQMLQELMRQLKHKLEACDAAIRTWKAPVLPRDLSSFMSDMSLKPEVEATLIGDVSATFKDSHELMVTELRNLLKDKIRMVAK; via the exons ATGGCACAGCAGCAGGGCATGGACTCGGCCTTGTTCGAGCGGCGACTGCGGCCGGTCTACG ACAATCTGGAGGTTGGCAACAACCGCAAGGCCCTGCAGGAGTCCGAGAAGCTGCTGCGTAAACATCCCACCCTGCTCTGCGCCCGTGCCCTGAAGGGACTATCCCTCCTCCGGCTGGGACGCTACGACGAGAGCCACGGATGCCTCCAGACCGTCGCCGAGGAGAAGCCCACGGATGACTCCACGTTGCAGGTGCTATCCTTCTGCTACCGCGAAATGGAACAAC TGGACAAAATTGTGGAGCTGTACCAGCACGCGGTCAAGCAGAATCCGGGCAACGAGGAGCTGCTCGCCCACCTCTTCATCTCGCATGTGCGGGTGGAGGACTACAAGGCGCAGCAGGCTGTGGCCCTGCAACTGTACAAGGCTCAGCCGAAGAATGCCTACTACTTTTGGTCCGTGATCAGCGTAGTCTTCCAGGGAATTCGGGGTCCGGAGTCGGCGCTGCCCGAGAAGCGGAAAATCTATCTGGGACTGGCGCAGCGCATGGTCGACAAGCACATCAAGGAGGGCAAGTTGGAGACGGAGCAAGAGGCCTTCCTTTATCTGCACATCCTCAAGCTACAAAACAAGTACCAGGAGGCGTGGGAATTCCTCACTGGCGAGTTGTGCGCCAAGCTCTATCCGGGTGCTCCAGTCAGCATGAAGTTCGAGCTACTCAAGGAACTGGGTAACTGGCGGGAACTGAATGAGCTGTTGCAGCAGCTCCTTGACGCAGA TCGCGATCGGTGGGACTTTTACAAGGAGTACATCCAAAGTTCGTTCGAGTTGCTTAAACTTTCCCCTCAAACTGAGGAGAACGGGGAAAGGGATTCATTGGCCAGATGTCAGGAATTCCTCCAGGGCATCATAGATTCCTCGGAGCGGAAGAAACGGGGTCCCTATCTGGCGCGTTTAGAGCTCCACCAGCGCATGCGAGCAGACCAACTGCCAGCGGAGAAGCTCATCGGTGACTTTGACGAAATGGTCATTGAGTATTTCCGTCTGTTTGGCGACAAATCATGCTGCACCCATGATATCGCTTTGTTCTTGCCTTCGATTAGCATGAAGCAGCGGCAGGCACTGGCCAGCAAGCTGCTGCTGGAAAGCGGAGTCACCTCCACGTCGCTTCCGAAGAAT AAAGAGCAGTTGCAAAAGCATCTGTGTGCTCTGCAAATCTCTCGGATGTGCGGCTCTCACATGGAGCTGCCCGTGGACCACCTTCTTGCCTTTTATACGGCCCTCAAGCTGCACTACGAGCACGGACGAAGTACTTTCGGCAAGAAGCTGCTGGCCACGGAGATGGGACCATCGGATGCATACGCCTTGCTGGCAGCAAATGTGATGTACGACCTGAGTAGACGAGAGAACAAGTCGGATCACCTGTTCGAGGCGCTGTGCCTGCTGCAGTACGTGCTGCGAAACAGTACGAGTAACTTCCACGTGAAACTGCTGAGTCTGAAGATCTACCATCTGTTCGGCTGCCAGGTGGGTGCCCAGGAGATGTATGAGTACCTGGACATCAAGCAGATCCAACTGGACTCGATGGGCTATGTGCACTGCCAGCTGCTGCCCCTGGGCGGTCGCTTCTCGGGTACCCGGAATGTATACGATGCCACTCTGAAGTTCTTCACCAACAGCTACAAGGAGCGGTTAGAGTATATTGCTTTGACCTATCGCTTCTGCACGTTTTCCAAGATGGAGGAGTTCATGAACTTCAAGGAGCGGTTGACCAACAGTTTGCAGTACGTGGCCTGTTCGGTGGAGGCGCAGATTTGCGACCTGGTCAGTTGTTATGGCAATATCCAGCAGAATCTGACGGCATATGCCGCCATGAGCATTGAGCCGGCGGAGGATCGGATTGCCTGGCATGAATTGAGCGACAATCGTGACTTGGAGGCCGTCATCCGCTGGGATCCTCTGCACGAGGTAAATGCTGCGGAGGAGCGCAAGGAGTCCTTCGACCAGGAAGTTGAGGTTCTTCAAGTTCGCTCGCTGATGCTCCGATTGTTTGCCTCTTTTGTTGACCTGTATCATGGCCCCAGCTCGAAAGAATCGCCAGCGGGCGAGGAAGCTGCCACCCTGGAACTTCTGCGGGAGTCCTGGACGGGATTATTCCAGCGATTACGTCTCATGAACTACAAGCCGTTGGCGCAAAAGTTTCTAGTCAACCTGCTGCCCACACGACTTCACCTGCTGCTCGATCTGCCATACGAACGATTCTTCGACGACCTGGCCCAGTTGGTCCTGGACCTGCAAAGCGGATCTGGAAAGCTGGCCGAGCAGTGTAAGCGGGTGGGTGACAACGTCATTACGGTAATGGAGCTGTGCGTGCAGACCATCAACGAGAGCAACGAGTGGAACGGCATGGATGGTCTTTGGAAGCGACGGGGCCAGCAGCAGAAAGTGGCTGCCAGCCTGGAG ATGTTATCCCTCTATGCCTTCCTGCTGTCCGTGCTAAACGACAAGCTGCAGGTCAGCTCAAAGGCCAAGACCAAGAAGAGGCCGGTGGACAACAAGGTGGATGGACCCCAACCGATCAGCGAGAAGGAGCGAAGTCAGATGCTGCAGGAGCTGATGCGACAGCTTAAGCACAAGCTAGAGGCCTGCGATGCGGCCATAC GCACCTGGAAGGCGCCAGTGCTGCCGCGTGACCTCAGCTCCTTCATGTCCGACATGTCGCTAAAGCCAGAAGTGGAGGCCACGCTCATCGGCGACGTCTCGGCCACCTTCAAGGACTCCCACGAGCTGATGGTCACCGAGCTACGCAATCTACTAAAGGACAAGATACGCATGGTAGCCAAGTAG
- the LOC119559972 gene encoding transcription factor Ouib: protein MELRLDMLTLCRTCLQDGEAHMVSIYEGGDDKLRGGISLCEKIESLSGIQIKPTEEEVLPTRICLRCKAFLTLAHKFRQICQRSNEFLREYVVKDAVAKDSVDDVEKDGVEEVEQNGVKEVGKDGVEEVEKDAVEQVVKTPDPTPLPPAESEQFEQLEVEVLEEGAWSAEDLIEETPQPLLAEKEKPLVLAVHLLPAPVLPPFPAPPAVTPKLHVCEICGNGYPRKSTLDSHMRRHNDERPYECEICHMSFHVNYQLKRHIRQHTGARPYTCQYCHRNFADRTSLVKHERTHRNERPYGCKTCGKTFTYSSVLKMHYKTHTGERPHICRLCSKTFARMHNLVAHLQTQQHLNDPRLPAYLSTFKMGSTATDV from the exons atGGAGCTAAGATTGGACATGCTGACCCTGTGCAGGACCTGCCTGCAGGATGGAGAGGCCCACATGGTGTCCATTTACGAGGGAGGTGATGATAAGCTGCGCGGTGGCATTTCCCTGTGCGAGAAAATTGAAAGTTTAAGTGGAATTCAG ATAAAGCCCACGGAGGAGGAGGTCCTGCCCACCAGGATATGCCTCAGATGCAAGGCATTCCTAACCCTGGCCCACAAATTCCGACAGATTTGTCAGCGCTCCAATGAGTTTCTGAGGGAATATGTGGTAAAGGATGCAGTGGCGAAGGATTCTGTGGACGATGTGGAAAAGGATGGAGTGGAGGAAGTGGAACAGAATGGAGTGAAGGAAGTGGGAAAGGATGGAGTGGAGGAAGTGGAAAAGGATGCAGTGGAGCAAGTGGTTAAAACTCCGGATCCTACTCCTCTTCCACCTGCGGAATCGGAGCAATTCGAACAATTGGAGGTGGAGGTCCTCGAAGAGGGAGCTTGGTCTGCCGAAGATTTGATCGAGGAAACACCACAACCTCTACTTGCGGAGAAGGAGAAGCCCTTGGTTCTGGCCGTGCATTTGCTTCCAGCTCCAGTTCTGCCTCCCTTCCCAGCTCCTCCTGCAGTCACCCCCAAACTCCATGTGTGCGAGATTTGTGGCAATGGATATCCCCGGAAAAGTACCCTGGATAGCCACATGCGAAGGCACAACGATGAGCGACCCTACGAATGCGA GATTTGCCACATGAGCTTCCACGTCAACTACCAGTTGAAGCGCCACATCCGCCAGCACACGGGGGCCAGACCATACACCTGCCAATATTGCCATCGCAACTTCGCGGATCGCACTTCTCTCGTGAAGCATGAAAG AACTCATCGAAACGAGCGTCCCTATGGCTGTAAAACCTGTGGAAAAACGTTTACCTATTCTAGTGTCCTAAAAATGCACTATAAAACACACACAGGAGAAAGACCTCACAT ATGTCGACTCTGCAGCAAGACCTTTGCCCGCATGCATAATTTGGTGGCTCATCTGCAGACTCAACAGCATCTTAATGATCCACGACTACCAGCCTATCTGAGCACCTTTAAAATGGGAAGTACTGCAACTGATGTTTAA
- the LOC119559973 gene encoding zinc finger protein 135, whose translation MHPEMESKDLQCRICWLTPKDESLMPTEMDFLDQIKRCTGVELSESSNWPNRICTSCALLLRAALKLRSLCQEAEKKLQELAEKEEQALAEKEMLELLENDLHEQAETELREFHIQIVPNEQESASKDLRSDSEVEYEYLESYDVTLECSEDAACSADEMVSIEPANSAPEESVYSLSPEPEAGEEDDSGQDPSFACTRCHKVFSELLKLSTHMKVHLTEKPHECEICHKRFRQTPQLTRHMNTHTGNRPYKCDYCDSRFADPSTRIKHQRIHTNERPYKCKFCSKSFAYSNVLRVHLKTHTGERPFSCQFCQKTFSQLHHKNAHEKSHKRPKEEM comes from the exons ATGCATCCCGAAATGGAGAGTAAGGACCTGCAATGTCGCATCTGCTGGCTGACGCCGAAGGACGAGTCTCTCATGCCCACAGAGATGGATTTTCTGGATCAAATTAAACGCTGCACGGGGGTTGAG CTGAGTGAGAGTTCCAACTGGCCCAATCGCATTTGCACCAGCTGCGCCTTGCTCCTCAGGGCGGCGCTCAAGCTGCGATCCCTTTGCCAGGAGGCGGAGAAGAAGCTACAGGAGCTGGCGGAGAAGGAGGAGCAAGCGCTGGCGGAGAAGGAGATGCTCGAGCTGCTGGAGAACGACCTACATGAACAGGCGGAGACGGAGCTGCGGGAGTTTCACATACAGATTGTTCCCAATGAGCAGGAAAGTGCCTCCAAAGATCTGCGCAGCGACAGCGAGGTGGAATACGAGTACCTGGAGTCCTACGATGTGACGCTGGAATGCAGCGAAGATGCAGCCTGTAGTGCCGATGAGATGGTCAGCATAGAGCCGGCTAACTCCGCGCCAGAGGAATCTGTCTATTCACTGAGTCCCGAACCGGAAGCGGGAGAAGAAGATGACTCCGGTCAGGATCCCTCCTTTGCCTGCACAAGATGCCACAAAGTCTTCTCGGAGCTGCTCAAGTTGAGCACCCACATGAAAGTCCACCTTACAGAGAAGCCGCACGAGTGCGA AATATGCCATAAGCGATTCCGACAGACTCCACAGCTGACGAGGCACATGAACACGCACACCGGCAATCGACCCTACAAATGTGATTACTGCGACTCGCGGTTCGCAGATCCCTCCACGCGCATCAAGCATCAGAG GATCCACACCAATGAACGACCGTACAAATGCAAATTCTGCAGCAAGTCCTTCGCCTACTCCAATGTCCTACGGGTTCATCTTAAGACCCACACGGGAGAGCGTCCCTTCAGCTGTCAGTTCTGCCAGAAGACCTTCTCCCAACTGCACCACAAAAACGCCCATGAAAAATCGCACAAGCGTCCGAAAGAAGAAATGTGA
- the LOC119559971 gene encoding zinc finger protein 70: MKTESNEKWVVCRVCLNNPGEGEEPLHEIFSQTASTRLDQMLHICAGIPVSLDDKFPDKMCSKCVRCLRLCYKFRLTCQRSHQHIMDMLLREASNTSAAGDDDILNLSDDLTVESVVKTWEEDASQMDGGFKVEESDFQPEEQQQQQQVITYVVEDAEGGDTIMFDEEDPNQAVFDGEQNVIEEGDAVYEEYELLTSENSTEISQENPSSIAKLATEGCPYDDLTEDILSSDESYVPEDKPAPTKSSSRKRSSRKLAPVRKNSPEDEPAKKKLGRKPRNKLTPYICDVCGNIYPTQARLTEHMKFHSGVKPHECEICGRGFVQNQQLVRHMNTHTGNRPYKCNYCPAAFADRSTKTKHHRIHTKERPYECDVCSRTFTYSDNLKFHKMIHTGEKPHVCDLCGKGFVKAYKMRLHRGTHERRGQFRPDVEISPEEEAVKEEAPEFLS, from the exons ATGAAAACGGAGTCCAACGAGAAGTGGGTGGTGTGCCGCGTCTGCCTGAACAATCCCGGCGAAGGCGAAGAGCCGCTCCACGAGATATTCAGCCAGACAGCCAGCACTCGCCTTGACCAAATGCTGCACATATGCGCAGGCATCCCC GTCAGCCTGGACGACAAGTTCCCGGACAAGATGTGCAGCAAGTGCGTGCGCTGCCTACGGCTGTGCTACAAGTTCCGTCTGACCTGCCAGCGATCCCACCAGCACATCATGGACATGCTGCTCCGGGAGGCCAGTAATACCAGCGCCGCCGGCGACGACGATATCCTTAACCTCTCGGACGACCTGACAGTGGAGAGCGTGGTCAAGACTTGGGAGGAGGACGCCAGCCAGATGGATGGCGGTTTCAAGGTGGAGGAGAGTGATTTCCAACCGGaggagcaacagcagcagcagcaggttATCACTTACGTTGTTGAAGATGCCGAAGGTGGCGATACTATTATGTTCGACGAGGAGGATCCCAACCAAGCGGTCTTCGATGGGGAACAGAATGTGATCGAGGAGGGGGATGCAGTGTATGAGGAGTATGAATTGCTCACCAGCGAGAACTCGACTGAAATCAGCCAGGAAAATCCCTCTAGCATTGCAAAGCTAGCCACAGAAGGATGTCCCTATGACGACTTGACCGAAGACATACTCAGCTCCGATGAAAGTTATGTCCCCGAGGACAAGCCAGCGCCTACCAAGTCGTCAAGTCGCAAGCGATCGAGCAGGAAGCTAGCTCCAGTCCGAAAGAACAGCCCAGAGGATGAGCCCGCTAAAAAGAAGCTGGGCAGAAAGCCACGCAACAAGCTGACCCCCTACATCTGCGACGTGTGCGGAAACATCTATCCCACTCAGGCCCGTCTCACGGAGCACATGAAGTTCCATTCCGGCGTAAAGCCGCACGAGTGCGA GATCTGCGGACGAGGCTTTGTCCAGAACCAGCAGCTGGTGCGGCACATGAACACGCACACCGGAAACCGGCCCTACAAATGCAACTATTGTCCAGCTGCCTTCGCCGACAGATCCACCAAAACCAAACATCATAG AATTCACACGAAAGAGCGTCCCTACGAGTGCGATGTTTGCTCTAGAACCTTCACCTACTCGGACAATCTGAAGTTCCATAAGATGATTCACACGGGCGAGAAGCCGCATGT CTGTGATCTTTGCGGCAAGGGCTTTGTGAAGGCCTACAAGATGCGATTGCATCGTGGAACGCACGAGAGACGCGGTCAATTTAGGCCTGATGTGGAGATCAGCCCCGAGGAAGAAGCAGTCAAGGAGGAGGCGCCAGAGTTTCTCAGCTAA